A window of the Yersinia rochesterensis genome harbors these coding sequences:
- a CDS encoding pirin family protein yields the protein MITCRTAKQCGQADFGWLQARYTFSFGHYFDPKLLGYASLRVLNQEVLAPGASFQPRTYPRVDILNLILQGEAEYRDSLGNHVRGKTGDVLLFSTQPGVSYSEHNLSADKPLTRIQLWLNACPEQDSHLAQRMSLCSQPLRLLASPDGEQGSLKLRQQVWIHHLDLAAGEQYTIDLHGPRAYLQSIHGTVEVKGPQVSEAQRLTCGDGAFVQEEQHLVITAETPLRALLIDLPE from the coding sequence ATGATCACATGCAGAACAGCAAAACAGTGCGGGCAAGCTGACTTTGGTTGGCTTCAAGCCCGCTATACTTTTTCATTCGGCCACTATTTTGACCCGAAATTACTCGGCTATGCCTCACTGCGGGTGTTGAATCAGGAAGTGTTAGCACCGGGGGCATCATTCCAGCCGCGAACCTATCCGCGGGTTGACATTCTCAACCTGATTTTACAAGGCGAAGCCGAATATCGCGATAGTCTGGGCAACCATGTGCGCGGCAAAACCGGCGATGTCTTGCTATTTTCTACCCAACCGGGTGTTAGTTACAGCGAGCATAACTTGAGTGCAGACAAGCCGTTAACCCGCATTCAGTTATGGCTAAATGCTTGTCCAGAACAAGACAGTCATCTCGCGCAGCGCATGTCTTTATGCTCTCAGCCATTGCGATTATTGGCCTCTCCTGATGGGGAGCAAGGTAGCCTGAAGCTGCGCCAGCAAGTGTGGATTCATCATTTAGATTTAGCCGCCGGTGAGCAATATACAATTGATTTGCACGGCCCGAGGGCATATCTGCAATCTATTCACGGGACAGTCGAAGTGAAAGGCCCGCAAGTGAGCGAAGCTCAGCGCTTGACCTGCGGTGACGGGGCTTTTGTACAAGAAGAACAGCATTTAGTGATTACAGCAGAGACTCCCCTGCGGGCATTGCTGATTGATTTACCTGAATGA
- a CDS encoding NAD(P)-dependent alcohol dehydrogenase: MTMKVLGYAATSAKVPLAPFEFTRRAPRPDDVVMEVLYCGVCHSDLHQARNDWGFSTYPIVPGHEVVGRVTAVGKDVTKFKVGDFAGIGCMVDSCRHCNPCQQGLEQYCEEGNVQTYNGIDRHDHQPTYGGYSQAIVASQDFVLKMPAGLDLKAAAPLLCAGITTWSPLRHWKVGKGSKVAVVGLGGLGHMALKLANALGAEVTLFTRSPNKEADARRLGAHHIVLSTDDAQMAAAKGQFDLIIDTVPYVHDINAYMPTLNVDGTLVFVGFLGDISPMVSTLPMILGRRSVAGSCIGGIAETQEMLDFCAKHGIASDIEMINIQNINHAYERMLKSDVKYRFVIDMASLKP, translated from the coding sequence ATGACAATGAAAGTACTCGGTTATGCTGCTACATCAGCAAAAGTTCCGCTGGCTCCCTTTGAGTTTACCCGTCGCGCTCCTCGCCCAGATGATGTGGTGATGGAGGTGCTCTATTGTGGTGTTTGTCATTCTGACCTACATCAGGCGCGTAATGACTGGGGATTCAGCACCTATCCTATTGTGCCCGGTCATGAAGTGGTGGGGCGCGTTACGGCGGTGGGCAAGGATGTCACGAAGTTTAAAGTGGGTGATTTCGCCGGTATTGGTTGTATGGTCGATTCCTGTCGCCACTGCAACCCGTGTCAGCAAGGATTAGAACAATATTGCGAAGAAGGAAATGTGCAAACCTACAATGGTATTGACCGCCATGACCATCAGCCAACCTACGGCGGTTACTCGCAAGCTATTGTCGCATCGCAAGATTTTGTATTGAAAATGCCTGCTGGTCTGGATTTGAAAGCTGCCGCCCCCCTATTGTGTGCAGGTATCACTACTTGGTCACCACTGCGCCATTGGAAAGTCGGAAAGGGTAGCAAAGTCGCTGTCGTGGGGCTGGGTGGATTGGGCCATATGGCACTAAAATTGGCTAATGCGCTCGGCGCTGAAGTAACACTCTTTACCCGCTCTCCTAATAAAGAGGCGGATGCCCGCCGCTTAGGTGCGCATCACATTGTTTTATCTACCGATGATGCACAAATGGCCGCGGCCAAAGGGCAATTTGATTTGATAATTGATACTGTGCCTTATGTGCATGATATCAATGCATACATGCCGACGTTGAATGTGGACGGCACGTTAGTGTTTGTCGGTTTCCTCGGGGATATCAGCCCGATGGTGAGTACCTTACCGATGATTTTGGGGCGGCGCTCGGTGGCGGGTTCCTGCATTGGCGGTATTGCGGAAACACAGGAAATGTTGGATTTTTGTGCTAAACACGGCATTGCTTCAGATATAGAAATGATTAATATTCAAAATATTAACCACGCTTACGAACGTATGCTGAAAAGTGATGTGAAATACCGCTTTGTGATTGATATGGCGTCATTGAAGCCATAA
- a CDS encoding SDR family oxidoreductase: MTQGIENKVVVIAGASSGLGEALARRLTKDGAKVVLGARRIDRLEKLADELSLNKGAVVKTDVTHPDQVQALVDTAVRLYGRIDVMVNNAGLMPHSLLERRKIDDWNAMIDVNLKGVLYGIAAALPYMKEQKSGHIINTSSVAGHKVRPGSAVYAATKTAVRVISEGLRQEVKPYNIRTTIISPGAVSSELVDSITEADVAAGIKQFYDEVAISADAFASIVAFAIGQPEDVDINEVLFRPTKQEL; this comes from the coding sequence ATGACTCAAGGTATTGAAAATAAAGTTGTGGTTATCGCTGGGGCCAGCAGTGGCCTGGGCGAGGCGTTGGCTCGTCGCCTGACAAAAGATGGCGCAAAAGTGGTGCTGGGTGCGCGCCGCATTGACCGGCTGGAAAAATTGGCCGACGAGCTATCATTGAATAAAGGTGCCGTGGTCAAAACGGATGTGACGCATCCGGATCAGGTTCAGGCGCTGGTGGACACGGCGGTCAGGCTTTATGGTCGCATAGATGTGATGGTGAATAATGCCGGGCTAATGCCGCATTCACTGTTGGAGCGGCGTAAGATTGATGATTGGAATGCAATGATTGATGTGAATCTGAAAGGGGTTCTTTACGGCATTGCGGCAGCACTTCCTTATATGAAAGAGCAGAAAAGTGGGCATATCATCAATACCTCCTCAGTTGCGGGCCATAAAGTGAGGCCGGGCAGTGCTGTGTATGCGGCGACCAAAACCGCTGTTCGTGTGATTTCTGAAGGGCTACGTCAGGAAGTGAAACCGTACAATATTCGGACGACCATTATTTCTCCTGGCGCAGTGAGTAGCGAGTTGGTGGACAGCATCACTGAAGCTGATGTCGCGGCAGGTATTAAGCAATTTTATGACGAAGTTGCTATTTCCGCTGATGCATTCGCCAGTATTGTGGCCTTTGCTATCGGCCAGCCGGAGGATGTGGATATTAACGAAGTGTTATTCCGTCCGACGAAACAAGAACTTTGA
- a CDS encoding (R)-mandelonitrile lyase has product MLSPTAFAGVEGKVKITPSGSQVSQSGSANYFTGQVRIDAPFQATLPARVGGALVTFEPGARTAWHTHPLGQTLIITQGRGWIQEWGSEINEMNQGDIVWIPEGVKHWHGATPDTAMTHMAIAESLNGSPVEWMEKVSNEQYQK; this is encoded by the coding sequence ATGTTAAGTCCGACAGCTTTTGCTGGCGTGGAGGGAAAAGTGAAAATTACACCAAGCGGTTCTCAAGTATCCCAATCCGGTTCTGCCAATTATTTCACCGGCCAGGTGCGTATTGATGCGCCTTTTCAGGCGACTCTACCTGCCCGTGTGGGCGGCGCTTTGGTCACATTCGAGCCGGGCGCGCGTACTGCCTGGCACACTCATCCACTGGGCCAAACGTTGATTATCACTCAAGGCCGTGGCTGGATTCAGGAGTGGGGCAGTGAGATTAACGAGATGAATCAGGGCGATATTGTTTGGATACCTGAAGGAGTGAAACATTGGCATGGAGCAACGCCAGATACCGCGATGACTCACATGGCTATTGCTGAATCCCTTAATGGTAGCCCCGTTGAGTGGATGGAAAAAGTCAGCAACGAGCAATATCAGAAATAA
- a CDS encoding aldo/keto reductase: MQKRTLGRSNLEVSAMGLGCMGMSFGYGPATDKQEMISLLRKAVDLGVTFFDTAEVYGPYTNEELLGEALAPLRDKVVIATKFGFQADPNGGPKWVGLNSRPQHIKKVAEASLKRLKTDVIDLFYQHRVDPNVPIEDVAGAVQDLIKEGKVKHFGLSEAGVATIRRAHAVQPVTALQSEYSLWWRKPEQEIIPTLEELGIGLVPYSPLGKGYLTGKMTESTEFASDDFRRTLPRFTPEALKANQVLITLIQDVAQQKGATPAQIALAWLLAKKPWIVPIPGTRKLNRLEENIGAANLELTAADLQQIDSAAAKVTLVGERYPEALEKLTGL, encoded by the coding sequence ATGCAAAAGCGCACACTCGGCCGCAGTAATCTTGAAGTGTCAGCAATGGGTTTAGGCTGCATGGGAATGAGCTTCGGTTATGGCCCGGCAACCGATAAACAGGAAATGATTTCATTACTGCGCAAAGCCGTGGATCTTGGCGTGACATTCTTTGATACCGCAGAAGTCTATGGGCCATATACCAATGAAGAGTTGTTGGGTGAGGCGCTGGCCCCTTTGCGCGATAAAGTGGTGATTGCCACCAAATTTGGTTTTCAGGCCGATCCGAATGGTGGGCCAAAATGGGTGGGTTTAAACAGCCGACCTCAACATATCAAGAAGGTTGCGGAGGCCTCTCTCAAGCGCTTAAAAACAGATGTTATCGATCTGTTTTATCAACATCGTGTCGATCCCAATGTACCCATTGAAGATGTGGCTGGCGCAGTACAAGATTTAATTAAAGAAGGGAAAGTTAAGCACTTTGGTTTGTCTGAGGCGGGGGTGGCAACCATTCGTCGTGCCCATGCAGTTCAGCCGGTCACCGCGCTACAGAGTGAATATTCTTTGTGGTGGCGGAAACCGGAGCAGGAAATTATCCCTACACTAGAGGAGTTGGGGATTGGTTTGGTGCCTTATAGTCCGCTGGGTAAAGGTTATCTGACGGGGAAAATGACGGAATCAACCGAGTTTGCCAGTGATGATTTTCGTCGCACTTTGCCGCGTTTCACTCCAGAGGCATTAAAGGCCAATCAGGTGTTGATTACGTTGATTCAGGATGTGGCACAGCAAAAAGGCGCGACACCGGCACAAATCGCGTTGGCTTGGTTATTGGCGAAAAAACCGTGGATTGTGCCGATCCCTGGGACACGTAAGTTAAATCGGCTGGAGGAGAATATTGGCGCGGCGAACCTGGAGTTGACTGCCGCGGATCTTCAGCAAATTGACAGCGCAGCTGCGAAAGTCACATTAGTCGGCGAGCGCTATCCTGAGGCGCTGGAAAAACTCACCGGACTTTGA
- a CDS encoding LysR family transcriptional regulator — protein sequence MLKENFNDLISFLMVARERSFTKAAAKLGISQSALSHSIRGLEERLELRLLTRTTRSVAPTEAGERLANSLGPRFAEIESELDALSEMRARPAGNIRVTAGEHAVDSVLWPVLKTFLTEYADIKVEITVDNSLTDIVTGRFDAGIRLGEQVAKDMVAVRIGPDMSMAVVGSPPYLAKYGVPTTPADLQNHRCINMRLPTMGGLYAWEFEKEGRELKVRVEGQLTFNSLRQRIDAAMIGFGLTMVPEDAVRAEIASGNLVRVLQEWCEPFPGYYLYYPSRRQHTTAFSLFVDALRYQR from the coding sequence ATGTTAAAAGAGAATTTTAACGATTTAATTTCATTTCTAATGGTTGCCAGAGAACGTAGCTTTACCAAAGCCGCAGCAAAACTGGGCATTTCCCAATCAGCCTTAAGCCACTCAATTCGAGGGCTGGAGGAGCGACTGGAGCTTCGCTTACTGACCCGCACCACTCGCAGTGTGGCGCCGACTGAAGCCGGTGAAAGGCTGGCAAATAGCCTTGGGCCACGTTTTGCAGAAATTGAGAGCGAACTGGATGCGCTGAGTGAAATGCGAGCGCGCCCGGCGGGAAATATTCGAGTCACCGCTGGCGAACATGCTGTCGATTCTGTGCTCTGGCCGGTGCTGAAAACCTTTCTCACAGAATACGCTGACATCAAGGTAGAAATTACAGTCGACAATAGCTTAACTGACATTGTGACAGGCCGCTTTGATGCAGGTATCCGCCTGGGAGAGCAGGTTGCCAAGGACATGGTTGCGGTGCGGATTGGGCCTGATATGAGTATGGCTGTAGTTGGTTCGCCCCCATATCTGGCTAAATATGGCGTTCCTACCACACCAGCCGACCTGCAAAATCATCGCTGTATCAATATGCGCCTGCCAACAATGGGCGGCCTGTATGCTTGGGAGTTTGAAAAAGAAGGGCGCGAGTTAAAAGTGCGGGTTGAGGGACAGTTAACTTTCAATAGCTTACGACAGCGGATTGATGCAGCAATGATTGGTTTTGGTCTGACAATGGTGCCAGAAGATGCAGTAAGGGCAGAGATTGCCAGCGGTAATTTAGTTAGAGTTCTGCAAGAGTGGTGTGAGCCATTTCCCGGCTACTATCTTTACTACCCCAGCCGCAGGCAGCACACCACCGCGTTTTCACTGTTTGTTGATGCGCTGCGCTATCAGCGTTAA
- a CDS encoding MarR family winged helix-turn-helix transcriptional regulator, giving the protein MEYKARALPTRETLARVQNQENLDTDVSGVDLVLNLITTADLIRSSIYAQLSDKYGISEGKFILLMSLYGEGETAASELALRIGVAPATVSVMVKRMLSVPEPLITMSRTHADGRSRLIALSPAGHRVIKEALPGHINAIRSFAEVLNDQERESLISMLRKLLRKNS; this is encoded by the coding sequence ATGGAATATAAAGCAAGGGCGTTGCCCACCCGCGAGACGCTGGCTCGGGTGCAGAATCAAGAAAATCTCGACACCGATGTTTCCGGGGTGGATTTAGTCTTAAACCTGATCACCACCGCTGATTTAATTCGTTCAAGCATATACGCACAACTTTCTGATAAATATGGAATTTCAGAAGGTAAATTCATTCTCTTAATGTCACTTTATGGCGAAGGCGAAACCGCTGCCAGCGAGCTGGCATTACGCATTGGTGTCGCGCCTGCGACTGTCTCCGTCATGGTCAAACGTATGCTTTCCGTCCCCGAACCCTTGATTACCATGAGCCGAACCCATGCCGATGGACGCTCTCGCTTAATTGCATTAAGCCCTGCGGGACACCGCGTTATTAAAGAGGCGCTGCCGGGGCACATCAACGCCATTCGCTCTTTTGCCGAAGTGCTCAATGATCAAGAACGCGAATCCCTGATTTCAATGCTGCGAAAACTGCTGCGAAAAAACAGCTAA
- a CDS encoding HlyD family secretion protein has protein sequence MAQSLKSGVLTADKINIAFENVGGKLVTRQVQESQMVQKGDTLMMLDEVDTNISIERLKAVIRAQEASIRLEESATRIASDETKLTEVSSWRKIEEIQATLSAARASEELARTDFNRMAKLSHTGSVSQSMLDSAKSMLTQTQAAVVQAERQLASAMIGTTPEQIKRLSEKASAQGMTLQAIANSRESIKNRENVLDQLRAQLAQSQAELRQLEVNHGRLTLTAPEAGKVLKILYEPGEMIPTGAPAVLLETDRRYVDIYVNENMVSAYQPGTAVTAQVPALDTHVKGVVRFATAAPSFSDLRMTRERGQADLTSYQVRIYTEEKPQLLTGMTLEVDDAEHR, from the coding sequence GTGGCCCAAAGTCTGAAGTCTGGCGTACTGACCGCCGATAAGATCAATATTGCGTTTGAAAATGTGGGCGGCAAACTTGTCACGCGCCAGGTGCAAGAGTCTCAGATGGTTCAAAAGGGTGACACCTTGATGATGCTGGATGAGGTGGATACCAACATTTCTATAGAGCGCCTCAAGGCGGTTATCCGTGCTCAGGAGGCGTCGATTCGTCTGGAAGAGTCCGCGACGCGGATCGCGAGTGATGAAACCAAATTAACGGAAGTCTCTTCCTGGCGTAAAATTGAGGAAATTCAAGCCACACTGAGTGCCGCGCGTGCCAGTGAGGAACTGGCCCGTACTGACTTTAACCGTATGGCCAAGTTGAGTCACACCGGCAGTGTCTCGCAGTCCATGCTAGATAGTGCAAAAAGCATGTTAACGCAGACTCAGGCGGCTGTTGTGCAAGCTGAGCGCCAACTTGCTTCGGCCATGATTGGTACGACACCAGAACAGATAAAACGCCTCTCTGAGAAGGCGAGCGCTCAGGGCATGACACTTCAAGCCATTGCCAACTCGCGCGAGTCGATCAAAAACCGTGAAAATGTGCTGGATCAGCTCCGTGCTCAGTTAGCCCAGTCTCAAGCAGAACTGAGGCAACTGGAGGTCAATCACGGCCGCCTGACACTGACGGCTCCCGAAGCAGGTAAAGTCTTAAAAATCCTTTATGAGCCAGGTGAGATGATACCAACTGGCGCGCCAGCGGTTCTACTGGAGACTGACCGCAGATATGTTGATATTTACGTCAATGAAAATATGGTTAGCGCTTACCAACCTGGTACTGCAGTAACCGCGCAAGTGCCAGCGCTTGATACCCATGTGAAAGGGGTGGTACGTTTTGCAACGGCAGCCCCCTCTTTTTCTGATTTACGCATGACCCGAGAACGCGGGCAGGCCGATTTGACCTCCTACCAAGTCCGAATCTACACAGAAGAAAAACCGCAATTGCTCACCGGGATGACGCTAGAGGTGGATGATGCAGAACATCGTTAA
- a CDS encoding ABC transporter permease: MQNIVKSMTDEIGAMMSGHVMPYHKVAIVVAAVIALLFSLVFSHSTVFEGKIAVIDLDASHYSTELIQKINTSPYIEVTQVLHSPINPEILTSHDRNIGVLYIPKGLEKSLKTGDSAVRLGYFADYSNSAQNAEVLQNLHEYIPELGAEIGAARISALGLGDTQLEAALSPMLLKSRNLFNPTSTATNSTSIAFVYFFSSLFYGLATLMVIGRLKVTGAWSNAVFNRGPLALMCRMVPYAFFYTTGITIVSALLVIFGQLRFEGNYFAYLPTIFMTGLAFGWLALILSWKTQNPGEGASLMTFLVPPGFIMGGATMAVGFMPLWAYYLSYAFPLVWQYRFYRDFAMRGQTMAEMLPTYGAYLIFLTIIAFVVVLLYYRTQKQIEAVN, from the coding sequence ATGCAGAACATCGTTAAGTCCATGACCGATGAGATTGGAGCCATGATGTCAGGGCATGTCATGCCCTATCACAAGGTCGCCATTGTGGTTGCAGCCGTCATAGCACTCCTGTTTTCGCTGGTTTTTTCACATTCGACCGTCTTTGAGGGCAAGATTGCAGTGATTGATCTTGATGCCTCTCATTATTCGACCGAGTTAATCCAGAAGATAAATACATCGCCCTATATTGAAGTCACTCAGGTTTTACACTCCCCCATAAATCCTGAAATATTGACCTCGCACGACCGTAATATTGGTGTGCTTTATATCCCGAAAGGGCTTGAGAAAAGTTTAAAAACAGGCGATAGCGCGGTGCGTCTTGGTTACTTTGCGGACTACAGCAACTCAGCACAAAATGCCGAAGTGCTGCAAAACCTACATGAATATATCCCCGAACTAGGAGCTGAAATTGGTGCCGCCCGTATCTCCGCACTAGGGCTTGGCGACACCCAACTAGAAGCGGCGTTGAGTCCGATGCTGCTGAAAAGTCGCAATCTGTTTAACCCGACCAGTACCGCAACCAACTCGACCAGCATTGCTTTTGTCTACTTTTTCTCCTCACTCTTTTATGGCCTGGCCACACTGATGGTCATCGGCAGGTTGAAAGTCACGGGTGCCTGGAGCAATGCTGTCTTCAACCGAGGCCCACTGGCACTGATGTGCCGCATGGTTCCCTATGCCTTCTTTTACACCACCGGCATTACCATTGTGAGCGCCTTGTTGGTTATTTTTGGCCAACTGCGATTTGAGGGCAACTATTTTGCCTATCTGCCCACCATATTCATGACTGGATTGGCTTTTGGTTGGTTAGCTTTGATTCTGTCCTGGAAGACTCAAAATCCGGGAGAAGGTGCCAGTCTCATGACTTTCCTGGTGCCACCTGGATTTATTATGGGTGGGGCAACCATGGCGGTGGGGTTCATGCCTCTTTGGGCCTATTACCTGAGCTACGCCTTCCCGTTAGTTTGGCAATATCGGTTTTATCGCGATTTTGCTATGCGTGGGCAGACGATGGCCGAGATGCTTCCGACCTATGGGGCCTATTTGATCTTTTTGACGATAATCGCTTTTGTAGTGGTGCTACTCTACTACCGTACTCAAAAACAGATTGAAGCCGTTAACTGA